In Leuconostoc kimchii IMSNU 11154, the DNA window CAGCAACCAAGTATCTGGCAACATGTCTCACGTTTGATTGTTATGGGTGGTGCATACAAGAGTCATGGGAATACATCCCCAGTTGCGGAATATAATTTTTGGGTTGACCCTGATGCTGCGGATTACGTTTTGCAAAATGCACCACTTTGTATTGAATTAGTACCGTTGGACGTGACACGTAAGATTGTTTTAACGCCAAACATATTGGCATTGATGCAAAATTTAAATCCTCAAAAAGCAACCTTTGTTGTCAAAATTATTCGCTTTTATTTTCAGTTTCATTGGCAACAAGAACATGTATTAGGTGCGGTGATTAATGATCCTTTAGTTATTGTTTATGCATTACATCCAGAGCTATCACGGAGCATTCATAAATATGTGACTGTAGTTACTTCAGGTATAGCCTTGGGGCAAAGTATCGTGGACATTGCTGATTTTTGGGGTAAGTCGGCTAATGCTACAATTTTACAAGAAATTGATGCCAAACCAGCCATGGCTTATATTGTCAGTGGCTTAATTACGCAAGATGTTAGTGTCGTTGCGGCTGAGTTAGATCGTATTGCGACTGATTTGGAGCAATTAACATGAAAAAGCATATGTCAGCACAAA includes these proteins:
- a CDS encoding nucleoside hydrolase, which translates into the protein MQKNKVIIDADPGIDDSLALLVALNSPELDIIGITVVAGNVPTNIGVKNVLKVLQEAGRSDIPVFSGATKPLNHAYTSAQDTHGMDGLGESCIPDAPDKPLSELNAQSGYVKLLTENDDVWFMALGPLTNVALSLQQQPSIWQHVSRLIVMGGAYKSHGNTSPVAEYNFWVDPDAADYVLQNAPLCIELVPLDVTRKIVLTPNILALMQNLNPQKATFVVKIIRFYFQFHWQQEHVLGAVINDPLVIVYALHPELSRSIHKYVTVVTSGIALGQSIVDIADFWGKSANATILQEIDAKPAMAYIVSGLITQDVSVVAAELDRIATDLEQLT